Proteins encoded together in one Oreochromis aureus strain Israel breed Guangdong linkage group 23, ZZ_aureus, whole genome shotgun sequence window:
- the raph1b gene encoding ras-associated and pleckstrin homology domains-containing protein 1b isoform X3, producing the protein MEQVSDDELDHGAEEDSDKEDQDLDKMFGAWLGELDKLTQSLDDGRPQKPLQKPPLRQETNMANFSYRFSMYNINEALNQGDTVDLDALMADLCSIEQELNTISKPNSTSRSQSKGQQRAAGGRSASTKHTGTSGGGSSGGSASSSTRASPANTVRGGSATARPAASNISLDDITSQLEKASLSMDEAARQTSSSSSSSSSFSSSTIRRPSSGSSGGGGQHRRTGSVGAVTEQDAPSQRSSVNSACASASSMDSLDTDKVTGGEVERQGSPTSQGQNQTNTEEEQAAKLKAEKIRVALEKIKEAQVKKLVIRVHMSDESSKTMMVDERQTVRQVLDSLLDKSHCGYSPDWSLVETITELQMERIFEDHENLVENLLNWTRDSHNKLMFIERIEKYALFKNPQNYLLGRKETSEMADRNKEALLEECFCGGSVSVPEIEGILWLKEDGKKSWKKRYFLLRASGIYYVPKGKAKASRDLVCFLQLDHVNVYYGQDYRSKYKAPTDYCLALKHPQIQKKSQYIKYLCCDDVRTLHQWVNGIRIAKYGKQLYLNYQEAMKRTEAAYDWSSLSTSSIRSGSSSASIPESQSNHSGHSDSGVDTGSSHGRSQSVVSSIFSEAWKRGTQIEESSKMRMEASRGATLPHGSHSHRHHSQHSVDHSALTPPPQQPQAQPLSRPQSQPHPQQQQQQHPPQHQHPLVQPQMPIQLQQQQQHPLPQHPSPQEAVPPPPPLQAAPPPPLQPPQSAQLHQQQLQKQQQSQAFSNYNHMPPQEQQQQPAPAPPPPPPPPPPPPPPPPPPPVQTVSYQSPALTMYKYSTITRLQNQKGGKIPFHLPATAQQVLPTTPPPALQPIKPNVNHIAARTNVPPPPPPPPPPPPSMPTPGSAMAVLKLGPPSPATPPAFIPPPPVPPPAPQTNGIAFPPPPPPPPPPAIAAAPASQPVYHSGLKQALKERFPSPPRDLPSPNGGLEDSPPPAPTPPPPPPPPPPPPPPPPPPQQFQVPAQFPPPPAPLAAPLKNFNPGFLPHTAPKPMSPVSPFPPAPPPATMSCPTPAPPPPPPLPAPLKKQFSLQTGHTSTQPPPTLPKQHSLSKPATISTGAPPTMSLVKQLASQFPGASSQAAEPSKAPLSPPAVKTKPKWQPGGGQQLQSPEFPPPPPDSNTGFPAQPPPPPPPPPPPPAPVTGPTPPPPPLPSGNMGSPIKRSPSGSSNFGGKKPPPTPQRNSSIKSNASNSYEESRRNLLSKFAPQGNTAPPSSCPPSNGSPSKEPSNGPPAPPKPGKLNLANLPLALQGKVSQAKQSSGDFPSPPPECSYFPPPPPASELFPPPPPPGNDAPTGGPPRVAVVNPQPQAPPPPPPISLVSNSTWGKSSLKKTPPPTLGRRSNNTPEPPPLSPPPPTSPKGSSGQPNFLEDLNRTLRRKSVGRQGSANSASLSGKLDPAGTMDDMALPPPPPELLLDQGKQSNGGNGGYMSGNISGYATLRRGPPPAPPKRGDGTKLTG; encoded by the exons atggaGCAGGTATCTGATGATGAGTTGGACCATGGAGCAGAGGAAGACAGTGACAAGGAGGACCAGGACCTGGACAAGATGTTTGGAGCCTGGCTGGGAGAGCTGGACAAGCTCACACAG AGTCTGGATGATGGCAGGCCGCAGAAACCACTGCAGAAACCTCCTCTCAGGCAGGAGACGAACATGGCCAACTTTTCCTACCGCTTCTCAATGTATAACATAAATG AGGCGTTGAACCAAGGCGACACAGTGGACCTGGATGCCCTGATGGCTGACCTGTGCTCCAtcgagcaggagctgaataccATTTCCAAACCAAACTCAACTTCTCGCAGCCAGAGCAAaggccagcagagggcagctGGAGGGCGCAGTGCTAGCACTAAGCACACAGGCACCAGTGGAGGAGGAAGCAGCGGAG GAAGTGCGAGCAGCAGTACTCGAGCATCACCGGCCAACACGGTACGAGGTGGCAGCGCCACTGCTCGCCCCGCGGCCTCCAACATCTCCCTCGATGACATCACCTCTCAGCTAGAGAAGGCCTCCCTGAGCATGGATGAAGCAGCACGTCAGacgtcctcctcttcctcctcctcgtcctcatTTTCCTCCAGCACCATCCGGCGGCCCTCGTCCGGATCGTCCGGCGGCGGAGGGCAGCATCGGAGGACTGGTTCGGTCGGTGCCGTCACCGAGCAGGACGCACCATCTCAGCGGTCAAGTGTGAACTCAGCATGTGCCTCAGCTTCGAGCATGGACTCCCTGGATACGGATAAAGTGAcaggaggagaggtggagagacaGGGCAGCCCAACCTCACAAGGACAAAACCAAACCAATACAGAG GAGGAGCAAGCTGCCAAACTGAAGGCGGAGAAGATCAGAGTCGCCCTGGAGAAAATCAAGGAGGCACAAGTCAAAAAG CTGGTGATCAGGGTCCACATGTCCGACGAGAGCTCAAAGACCATGATGGTGGACGAGCGGCAGACAGTCAGGCAGGTGCTAGACAGCCTGCTGGATAAGTCCCACTGTGGCTACAGCCCTGACTGGTCTCTGGTGGAAACCATCACTGAGCTGCAGATGG AGCGCATTTTTGAGGACCACGAGAACCTGGTGGAGAATCTGCTAAACTGGACCCGGGACAGCCACAACAAGCTCATGTTCATAGAGCGCATTGAGAAATATGCCCTCTTCAAGAACCCTCAG AACTATTTGCTGGGGCGGAAGGAGACATCAGAAATGGCCGACAGGAACAAAGAGGCTTTATTAGAG GAATGTTTCTGCGGTGGCTCAGTGTCTGTGCCAGAGATCGAGGGCATCTTGTGGCTCAAAGAAGATGGGAAAAAGTCATGGAAGAAGCGTTACTTCCTCCTCAGGGCTTCGGGGATCTACTACGTCCCCAAAGGCAAAGCCAAG GCATCCAGAGATCTCGTGTGCTTCCTGCAGTTGGACCATGTTAACGTGTATTACGGGCAGGACTACCGCAGCAAATACAAAGCTCCCACTGACTACTGCCTGGCCTTGAAG CATCCACAAATCCAGAAGAAGTCCCAGTACATCAAGTATCTGTGCTGCGATGATGTGAGGACGCTGCACCAGTGGGTGAATGGAATCCGCATCGCAAAG TATGGGAAGCAGCTGTATTTGAACTACCAGGAAGCCATGAAGAGGACAGAGGCAGCCTACGATTGGTCCTCTCTCTCTACGTCTAGCATCAGATCTGGCTCCAGCTCCGCCAGCATACCCG AGTCCCAGTCGAATCATTCGGGCCATTCTGACAGCGGGGTGGACACGGGCTCCTCTCACGGGCGTTCCCAGAGCGTGGTGAGCTCCATATTTTCAGAGGCCTGGAAGAGGGGTACCCAGATTGAGGAAAGCTCAAAG ATGAGAATGGAGGCGTCCAGAGGGGCCACGCTGCCGCACGGTTCCCACAGCCACCGGCATCACAGCCAGCATTCAGTTGACCACTCAGCCCTGACGCCGCCTCCACAGCAGCCTCAGGCGCAGCCTCTATCACGGCCTCAGTCTCAGCCCCacccccagcagcagcagcagcagcatccccCACAGCATCAGCACCCATTGGTGCAACCCCAGATGCCAattcagctgcagcagcagcagcagcacccgCTTCCCCAGCATCCGTCTCCTCAGGAGGCAGTTCCGCCACCGCCACCACTGCAggcagcaccaccaccaccgctACAACCACCACAGTCTGCTCAACTACATCAACAGCAGCTGCAGAAGCAGCAACAGTCACAGGCCTTCAGCAACTACAACCACATGCCCccacaggagcagcagcagcaaccagCTCCCGcaccccctccccctccccctcccccacctccACCACCGCCTCCCCCACCCCCTCCACCAGTCCAGACGGTGTCATATCAGTCACCGGCTCTCACAATGTACAAGTACAGCACCATCACCAGGCTGCAGAACCAGAAAGGAGGCAAGATACCTTTTCACCTCCCTGCTACAGCCCAGCAGGTTCTGCCCACGACTCCACCACCTGCATTGCAGCCCATCAAACCAAACGTCAATCACATTGCCGCAAGGACTAATGTGCCCCcgcctcctccaccaccacctcccCCTCCCCCGTCCATGCCAACCCCCGGGTCTGCCATGGCTGTGCTGAAACTGGGCCCACCCAGTCCGGCTACTCCACCGGCTTTCATCCCTCCACCCCCAGTTCCTCCGCCTGCTCCACAGACCAATGGAATTGCATTTCCTCCCCCGCCGCcgcccccaccaccaccagctaTTGCAGCTGCTCCCGCGAGCCAGCCTGTATACCACAGTGGACTTAAGCAAGCGCTGAAGGAGCGGTTTCCCAGCCCGCCACGGGACCTCCCGTCTCCAAACGGCGGACTTGAGGATTCCCCACCACCTGCCCCCACGCCACCACCCCCGCCTCCTCCGCCTCCGCCACCACCGccaccgcctcctcctcctcaacaGTTCCAAGTACCGGCCCAGTTTCCACCTCCTCCCGCACCCCTGGCAGCACCACTGAAAAACTTTAACCCAGGCTTTCTCCCTCATACTGCTCCCAAGCCCATGTCACCAGTCTCCCCTTTCCCTCCTGCCCCGCCTCCTGCCACAATGAGTTGCCCGACCCCAGCTCCACCACCACCCCCTCCTCTACCTGCACCCCTTAAGAAGCAGTTCAGCCTCCAGACAGGCCACACCTCCACCCAACCCCCTCCAACTCTGCCTAAGCAGCATAGTTTGTCCAAGCCAGCAACCATTTCCACAGGAGCCCCTCCCACCATGTCTCTGGTGAAACAGCTAGCCAGTCAGTTCCCAGGAGCTTCATCCCAAGCAGCCGAGCCTTCGAAAGCCCCACTCTCTCCACCTGCAgttaaaaccaaaccaaaatggCAGCCTGGGGGTGGCCAGCAGCTGCAGTCTCCCGaattccctcctcctcctccagacAGCAACACCGGCTTCCCTGCTCAACCACCACctcccccacctcctcctccacctcccccAGCACCAGTCACAGGTCCGAcgccacctcctcctccccttcCTTCTGGAAACATGGGCTCCCCCATAAAGAGGTCACCCTCTGGTTCCTCTAATTTTGGAGGCAAGAAACCTCCTCCCACCCCCCAGAGGAACTCCAGCATCAAGTCCAATGCCTCAAACTCCTACGAGGAATCCAGGAGAAATTTGCTCAGCAAGTTTGCTCCCCAAGGCAACACTGCCCCTCCCTCCTCATGTCCTCCCTCCAATGGCTCGCCTTCAAAGGAGCCCTCAAATGGACCCCCTGCTCCCCCAAAACCAGGAAAGCTCAACCTGGCTAACCTGCCCCTGGCACTGCAGGGCAAGGTAAGCCAGGCAAAGCAGTCTAGTGGCGACTTCCCTTCCCCACCTCCTGAGTGCTCCTACTTCCCACCTCCTCCACCTGCCTCCGAGCTCTTCccccctccaccacctccaGGTAATGACGCCCCTACGGGCGGACCTCCTCGAGTAGCAGTGGTGAATCCCCAGCCCcaggctcctcctcctccaccacccaTCTCCCTCGTCAGTAACTCAACATGGGGAAAGAGCTCACTGAAAAAGACTCCTCCGCCCACGCTCGGGCGGCGTAGTAACAACACCCCAGAACCACCTCCGCTCTCACCACCTCCACCCACTTCCCCAAAAGGTAGCTCAGGCCAGCCCAACTTCTTGGAGGATCTGAACAGGACACTGAGGCGAAAGTCAGTGGGACGCCAGGGCTCCGCCAACTCCGCCAGCCTCTCGGGCAAGTTAGACCCCGCGGGGACCATGGACGACATGGCGCTGCCCCCGCCGCCTCCTGAGCTGCTCCTGGACCAAGGAAAGCAAAGCAACGGAGGAAACGGTGGCTATATGTCCGGAAACATCTCAGGCTATGCAACACTACGACGAGGACCCCCTCCCGCCCCACCCAAAAGAGGGGATGGCACCAAGCTTACTGGATAG